A single window of Cytophagales bacterium DNA harbors:
- a CDS encoding nucleotidyltransferase domain-containing protein, translating to MVKKSILKIVKNYLSYLEEEKYNIEKAFLFGSYVNGDFHKDSDIDIAIVMKNLSDSFDMRIELMKLRRNIDLRIEPHPFDEKEFNDNDPLAYQIITTGIEVK from the coding sequence TAAAAAATCAATTCTTAAAATCGTAAAAAATTATCTTTCATACCTGGAAGAAGAAAAATACAATATTGAAAAAGCCTTTCTTTTTGGATCGTATGTGAACGGGGATTTTCATAAAGACAGCGATATTGATATAGCTATTGTAATGAAAAATTTATCTGATAGTTTTGACATGCGGATTGAATTAATGAAATTACGTAGAAATATTGATTTGAGAATTGAACCCCATCCCTTTGATGAAAAGGAATTTAATGACAACGATCCCCTTGCTTACCAAATTATTACTACAGGTATTGAAGTAAAGTAA